A stretch of Henckelia pumila isolate YLH828 chromosome 4, ASM3356847v2, whole genome shotgun sequence DNA encodes these proteins:
- the LOC140860011 gene encoding adenine/guanine permease AZG2: MGRKLCANVQQSLDEAFSKSKVGKFFKLESRKTSFTKEWRAATTTFLTMAYIITVNATILADSGGMCSISDCTAESGEAVGPDCVMKPNVGYQKCLSKLKSDLIVATALSSMIGSFAMGLFANLPLGLAPGMGPNAYLAYNLVGFHGSGSMSYKTAMAVVLVEGCAFLAIAVFGLRSKLARLIPKSVRLACAAGIGLFIAFVGLQAHQGLGLIGPDAATLVTVAACKDSNPTTGECVGGKMQSPTFWLGSVGFLIICYGLMKNVKGSMIYGMLFVTLVSWIRGTSVTIFPYTPQGDSNYDYFKKVVDFHKIESTLGAISFTNFNTSEVWIALVTLLYVDVLATTGTLYTMAEIGEFVKEEGEFEGEYSAYMVDAGTTIVGSVLGVSPIATYIESVSGIREGGRTGLTAVIIGIYFGVSIFFTPMFANVPPWAIGPSLVIVGVLMMKVVKDIDWGDIKEAVPAFVTMLIMPLTYSISNGIVGGIGIYVALGIYDYFVGWIKWMIEMRKMVVEEQNQVSAAAAAGTEHNLEII; encoded by the coding sequence ATGGGGAGGAAATTGTGTGCAAATGTGCAACAAAGTTTGGATGAAGCCTTTTCAAAGAGCAAGGTTGGCAAGTTTTTCAAGTTGGAATCAAGAAAAACTTCTTTTACGAAGGAGTGGCGGGCTGCGACGACGACGTTTCTCACTATGGCGTACATCATCACCGTGAACGCCACCATCCTGGCTGATTCCGGTGGGATGTGCTCCATTTCCGATTGTACGGCGGAGTCCGGTGAAGCTGTGGGTCCGGATTGTGTGATGAAGCCTAATGTAGGCTACCAAAAATGTCTTTCAAAACTCAAGAGTGATCTTATTGTTGCCACTGCCTTGTCCTCCATGATAGGGTCATTTGCAATGGGCTTGTTTGCAAACCTCCCACTGGGCCTGGCTCCCGGGATGGGCCCAAATGCTTACCTGGCCTATAATTTAGTTGGATTCCATGGTTCCGGGTCCATGTCATACAAGACAGCCATGGCTGTGGTCTTGGTAGAAGGATGTGCATTTCTTGCCATAGCTGTTTTCGGGCTTCGCTCCAAACTGGCTCGGCTGATCCCTAAGTCGGTGAGACTAGCCTGCGCGGCCGGTATTGGGCTGTTCATCGCATTTGTGGGCCTACAGGCCCACCAAGGATTGGGCCTCATCGGCCCAGATGCCGCGACTCTTGTGACCGTGGCTGCTTGCAAAGACTCGAACCCAACCACGGGAGAGTGCGTCGGAGGAAAGATGCAAAGCCCGACGTTCTGGCTCGGCTCGGTCGGCTTCCTCATCATATGTTATGGCCTAATGAAAAATGTCAAAGGTAGCATGATATATGGCATGCTTTTTGTTACACTAGTGTCATGGATAAGAGGAACTAGTGTGACCATTTTCCCTTACACACCACAAGGAGACTCAAACTATGACTACTTCAAGAAAGTGGTGGATTTCCACAAGATTGAGTCCACTTTAGGGGCCATTAGCTTCACAAACTTCAACACTAGTGAAGTTTGGATAGCCCTTGTGACATTGTTGTACGTTGATGTGCTGGCCACCACAGGCACATTGTACACAATGGCAGAGATAGGAGAGTTTGTGAAAGAGGAAGGCGAATTCGAGGGCGAATACTCGGCATACATGGTCGACGCGGGAACGACCATCGTGGGGTCCGTGCTAGGAGTTTCACCGATAGCCACGTATATCGAGTCAGTCTCGGGGATCCGAGAGGGCGGTAGGACCGGTCTGACTGCGGTGATCATCGGAATATACTTTGGAGTATCTATATTTTTCACACCTATGTTTGCTAATGTGCCACCATGGGCAATAGGTCCATCTCTAGTGATTGTAGGGGTGCTAATGATGAAAGTGGTGAAAGATATTGATTGGGGAGATATTAAAGAAGCTGTGCCAGCATTTGTTACTATGCTAATAATGCCTTTAACATATTCCATTTCGAATGGGATTGTGGGAGGGATTGGGATCTATGTTGCACTTGGGATTTATGACTATTTTGTGGGGTGGATCAAGTGGATGATTGAGATGAGAAAAATGGTGGTGGAGGAGCAAAATCAAGTGTCCGCGGCCGCCGCCGCGGGGACGGAACATAATCTTGAAATCATATGA